From Harpia harpyja isolate bHarHar1 chromosome 19, bHarHar1 primary haplotype, whole genome shotgun sequence, one genomic window encodes:
- the BTG2 gene encoding protein BTG2 has protein sequence MSQRQNQRRGGPRADMVPEIAAAVGFVSSLLRTRGCVSEQQLQVFSGALREALAEHYKHHWFPEKPFKGSGYRCIRINHKMDPIISKAASQIGLSLPQLYQLLPSELTLWVDPYEVSYRIGEDGSICVLYEATATKPVSSYGMLTCKNQMMLGRTSPSKNYIMTVSS, from the exons ATGAGCCAGCGCCAGAACCAGCGCCGCGGCGGCCCGCGGGCCGATATGGTGCCCGAGATCGCCGCCGCCGTGGGTTTCGTTTCCAGCCTGTTGCGGACGCGGGGTTGCGTCAGcgagcagcagctgcaggtctTCAGCGGGGCGCTGCGGGAGGCGCTCGCAG AGCACTACAAACATCACTGGTTTCCTGAGAAACCGTTCAAAGGCTCTGGGTATCGTTGCATCCGGATCAATCACAAAATGGACCCCATTATCAGCAAGGCAGCTAGCCAGATCGGACTCAGCCTACCGCAGCTCTACCAGCTCCTGCCCAGTGAGCTCACACTCTGGGTAGACCCCTACGAGGTCTCATACCGCATCGGTGAGGATGGCTCCATCTGTGTCTTATACGAAGCGACTGCAACAAAACCTGTGAGCTCCTATGGGATGCTTACCTGTAAGAACCAGATGATGTTAGGTCGTACCAGTCCTTCCAAAAACTACATCATGACTGTCTCCAGCTAA